A region from the Vicia villosa cultivar HV-30 ecotype Madison, WI linkage group LG3, Vvil1.0, whole genome shotgun sequence genome encodes:
- the LOC131662024 gene encoding uncharacterized protein LOC131662024 — MSRVTKWKIEKTKVKVVFRLQFHATHIPQPGWDKLFISFIPVDTGKATSKTTKANVRNGTCKWADPIYETTRLLQDIKTRQFEEKLYKIVVGMGSSRSSILGEANIDLADFVDALKPTAVALPLNGSEPGVTLHVAVQLLTSKTGFREFEQQRELREKGLQTTSDQGTHDGSTDSKESSPDKNVNNHINKANSRGKLKRESKYIRRTSSLEGEAGLNEDYADSAAGFDGSSTTSESVNTEKHDICSTHEVDSLKSTISGDLGALSLGQSPQLEKGEAPDNQFPPQDNAWAHGWSKDYSVADNLVAASEDYSSSSLKGSLEAVESSILDLKLKVSCLQNHSDEIGAETKLFSEQIVAEISSGEELAREVAVLKSECSKFKDEFEQLKNSKLNLSFARNEPTETDRDRLFHNLQFKWHKGLLLMEDKLRDIQKVSMGLPERDFRFFNLELERVVEILQDLKQESSDPIFGTKVVNGRENEKMDLQMDGQLLTDIGSDAALFQPESMTRYLTVPGLVSHEFDSVDPTLAMKEKIFELLRELDESKTEREGFVRKMDQMECYYEALIQELEQSQRQMMAELQNLRNEHSTCLYAISAGKTEMEKMHQNMNEQIMKFSEDKHILESLNSEFERRALSAEAALKRARLNYSIAVGQLQKDLELLSCQVLSMHETNENLISQTLSDSSISNTDGFPEPLNYTKNSEGHASNQLLRQNHSSSFQKRVGEDILLSDLKRSLQYQEGLYKQVEEEICQMHFVNIYSDVFSKALQETLFEASLNIQAMNNENFQLSRQLELTNQSNDLLVLRLQNATNDILSLTEYKELCIAKSNDLTHQNQILEANLQNLAHENNLLTQKSNELEVLLTDYRSYKSQYVECSAENSELKSLLKKESLENSQLHDEISILQEELNSFRAKFDELDSMKNDLQNKVNFLSSKLQELVASYDDRHSELSLGSSSACLDSECKDLEGLLLQLEEQQRNAFDRILVLVEEKKNLVSEKHMVQASLNTAESDALVMKQQFECDFQQMVGKISVSGIQLQKLESGFEAFVDRISASLKSEEIHSQQHSELFSSLDHLEAELQQLNSRNHDLTQEIVNLGTLSSDLEMCKLTLATITEEKKALELSLQDKTEESAQFSSEVNFLKNNLSSLHNQLHDEKIFREKLEKTVIDLTTELSEKQHHLQDSDMNRQELVHLKQLVTDVEFEKSRISDLLHMVQVSLNTAESDALVMKEKYEYDLQQMASKISVSGIQLQKLESDFEVFVDRISASLKSEEIHSQQHNELFSSLDHLEAELQQLNSRSHDLTQEIVKLGTLSSDLEMCKLTLETITEEKRALELSLQDKTGESAQFSSEVNFLKNNLSSLENQLHDEKIFREKLEKTVIDLTTELNEKQNHLQDSDMNRQELFHLKQLVANVEYEKSRISDLLQISEKRLEDALVESSSISCLETHLSEVHDFSIATDVVMTFTRAQFEGHVEELTEKLHSACRQVDVLCEKNLDLESELNAYLCRELNCMEENMTLSTSLDYLKSELAVYTAQCRALIDQNSVTISELKEHKSRTENVSNSSYLRESECRLEVVRLEQLLESVCRDGSGLFLSNVEAEVKCIVLQGKLNELETAITSLKQSDNEVIRLQDQCNELTRRLSEQVLKTEEFKNLSIHLKELKDKAEAECLNARDRRGNEGPPAAMQESLRIAFIKEQYETKLQELKQQLSLSKKHSEEMLWKLQHASEEAENRKKSEASQIKINEELGMKILELEAELQAVISDKRNLLNAYDLLKAEKECSVISLECCKQEKQELEASLLKCSEEKSKIEAELTQVKESIETLKSSVNVLNEGNDRLSSLNPQERSTPAAFSHEPESANSILSVQPEDPHASKVTNGCQILGTEEDLQKKEENKHLALAESLKSSIDHLNKELERMKNDNMLPTEDGQNHESSFPGLHRELTQLHEANQELGNMFPVFNKISVSGNALERVLALEIELAEALQTKKNSSIKFQSSFSKQHSDDEAVFRSFRDINELIKDMLEIKTRHSSTEKELKEMHDRYSQLSLQFAEVEGERQKLMMTLKNLRVPKKAPNSSTLFRDHSLSPH; from the exons GGCTCTTCACGATCTAGCATTCTTGGCGAGGCCAACATAGATCTGGCTGATTTCGTTGATGCATTGAAGCCTACAGCTGTCGCTTTGCCTCTTAACGGAAGTGAGCCTGGAGTCACACTACAT GTTGCAGTGCAGCTTCTCACTTCCAAAACCGGTTTTAG AGAATTTGAACAGCAGAGGGAACTCAGAGAGAAAGGTCTACAAACAACCTCTGACCAAGGTACTCATGATGGATCTACTGATAGCAAAGAGTCATCTCCCGACAAGAATGTCAATAATCACATTAATAAG GCCAATTCAAGAGGGAAATTGAAAAGGGAATCAAAATATATCCGCCGTACTTCTTCACTTGAAGGAGAAGCAGGGTTAAATGAAGATTACGCTGACTCAGCTGCTGGATTTGATGGCTCTTCTACTACTTCTGAAAGTGTAAATACTGAGAAGCATGATATCTGCAGTACGCATGAAGTGGACAGCCTTAAAAGCACAATCTCTGGTGATTTAGGTGCACTATCCCTTGGTCAAAGTCCTCAGCTAGAGAAAGGAGAAGCACCTGACAATCAATTTCCGCCACAGGACAATGCTTGGGCTCATGGTTGGAGCAAAGACTATTCAGTTGCCGATAATTTGGTTGCTGCTTCCGAAGACTATAGCAGTAGCAGTCTTAAGGGAAGTTTAGAAGCAGTTGAGTCATCTATTCTTGATCTAAAACTGAAGGTGAGCTGTTTGCAAAATCATTCTGATGAAATAGGTGCTGAAACAAAACTTTTCTCTGAACAAATTGTTGCTGAGATATCATCAGGAGAAGAGCTAGCAAGAGAGGTTGCTGTACTAAAATCAGAATGTTCAAAGTTTAAAGATGAATTTGAGCAGCTTAAAAATTCTAAGCTAAACTTATCATTTGCTCGCAATGAACCTACTGAGACAGATAGGGATAGATTATTCCACAATTTACAGTTTAAATGGCATAAGGGGCTTTTGCTCATGGAAGATAAGTTAAGAGATATTCAGAAGGTATCTATGGGACTTCCTGAAAGGGATTTTAGGTTCTTTAACTTGGAGTTGGAGAGAGTGGTTGAGATTTTGCAGGATCTAAAACAAGAATCTAGCGATCCAATTTTTGGGACTAAAGTTGTCAACGGAAGAGAGAACGAGAAAATGGATTTACAAATGGATGGGCAACTTTTAACAGATATTGGGTCCGATGCTGCTTTATTTCAACCTGAGAGCATGACTCGTTATCTTACTGTACCTGGCCTTGTGTCTCATGAGTTTGATTCTGTAGATCCCACCCTTGCAATGAAGGAGAAAATTTTCGAACTTCTAAGGGAGCTAGACGAATCCAAAACTGAAAGGGAAGGATTTGTGCGGAAAATGGACCAGATGGAGTGCTACTATGAAGCTCTTATTCAGGAACTTGAGCAGAGTCAAAGGCAGATGATGGCCGAGTTGCAGAATCTCAGAAATGAACACTCAACTTGCCTATATGCAATTTCCGCCGGTAAGACGGAGATGGAGAAAATGCACCAAAATATGAATGAGCAGATAATGAAATTTTCTGAAGATAAGCACATTTTGGAATCTCTCAACAGTGAGTTTGAAAGAAGGGCTTTGTCTGCAGAAGCAGCGCTTAAAAGGGCTAGATTGAACTATTCTATTGCTGTTGGTCAACTGCAAAAAGATCTCGAACTTCTTTCTTGCCAGGTTCTTTCTATGCATGAGACAAACGAGAATCTCATAAGCCAGACCCTTTCTGATTCttcaatttcaaacactgatggttTCCCAGAACCATTGAATTATACTAAAAATTCAGAAGGTCATGCTTCTAATCAATTGCTACGTCAAAATCACAGTTCTTCCTTTCAGAAACGTGTGGGTGAAGACATTTTACTAAGCGATTTGAAAAGATCACTTCAATATCAAGAGGGGTTATACAAGCAGGTTGAAGAAGAAATCTGCCAGATGCATTTTGTGAATATATACTCAGATGTGTTTTCGAAGGCTCTGCAAGAAACATTGTTTGAAGCTAGTCTTAACATTCAGGCCATGAATAATGAAAATTTTCAACTCTCTAGACAGCTGGAGCTTACAAATCAATCAAACGACTTACTGGTATTGAGGTTACAGAATGCTACGAATGATATCCTCTCGTTAACGGAGTACAAGGAGCTTTGCATAGCGAAGAGCAATGATCTTACTCACCAGAACCAAATTTTAGAAGCCAATTTACAAAATCTTGCTCATGAAAACAATCTTCTTACTCAGAAAAGTAATGAGTTGGAAGTCCTTCTGACAGATTATAGAAGTTATAAAAGCCAATACGTTGAGTGCAGTGCAGAAAATTCAGAGTTGAAGAGCTTATTGAAAAAAGAGAGCCTAGAAAATTCCCAACTTCATGATGAAATATCCATTTTACAGGAAGAGTTGAATTCTTTCAGAGCTAAATTTGATGAGCTTGATTCTATGAAGAATGATCTGCAAAACAAAGTCAACTTTTTGTCTAGTAAGTTGCAGGAATTGGTGGCATCATATGATGACAGACACTCTGAACTTTCTCTTGGTAGTAGTTCTGCTTGCTTGGATTCAGAATGTAAGGACTTGGAAGGTCTGTTATTGCAACTAGAAGAGCAGCAACGTAATGCTTTTGATAGGATCCTGGTACTCGTTGAAGAGAAGAAAAATTTAGTGAGTGAAAAACATATGGTTCAAGCATCTTTAAACACAGCAGAATCAGATGCTCTAGTCATGAAACAGCAGTTTGAGTGTGATTTTCAGCAGATGGTAGGTAAAATAAGTGTGTCTGGTATCCAGTTGCAGAAACTTGAGTCAGGTTTTGAAGCGTTTGTTGACAGGATCAGTGCCAGTCTTAAATCTGAAGAAATACACTCTCAGCAGCACAGTGAATTGTTTTCCAGTCTTGATCATTTGGAAGCTGAACTTCAGCAACTTAATTCCAGAAATCACGATCTTACTCAAGAAATTGTAAATCTAGGTACTTTATCTAGTGACCTTGAAATGTGTAAGCTGACCTTAGCAACAATTACAGAGGAGAAGAAAGCTTTGGAGTTGTCTTTACAGGACAAAACAGAAGAATCTGCCCAGTTTTCATCTGAggttaattttttgaaaaacaacttgtCTTCTCTGCACAATCAGTTGCACGATGAAAAAATCTTCAGAGAAAAATTGGAGAAAACGGTTATAGATCTTACCACAGAATTGAGCGAAAAGCAACACCATCTGCAGGATTCTGATATGAACAGACAAGAGCTGGTCCATCTCAAGCAACTAGTCACAGATGTAGAATTTGAGAAATCAAGAATTTCAGATCTTCTACATATGGTTCAAGTATCTTTAAACACAGCAGAATCAGATGCTCTAGTCATGAAAGAGAAGTATGAATATGATTTACAGCAGATGGCAAGTAAAATAAGTGTGTCTGGTATCCAGTTGCAGAAACTTGAGTCAGACTTTGAAGTGTTTGTTGACAGGATCAGTGCCAGTCTTAAATCTGAAGAAATACACTCTCAGCAGCACAATGAATTGTTTTCCAGTCTTGATCATTTGGAAGCTGAACTTCAGCAACTTAATTCCAGAAGTCATGATCTTACTCAAGAAATTGTAAAGCTAGGTACTTTATCTAGTGACCTGGAAATGTGTAAGCTGACCTTAGAAACAATTACAGAGGAGAAGAGAGCTTTGGAGCTGTCTTTACAGGACAAAACAGGAGAATCTGCCCAGTTTTCATCCGAggttaattttttgaaaaacaacttgtCTTCTCTGGAAAATCAGTTGCATGATGAAAAAATCTTCAGAGAAAAGTTGGAGAAAACGGTTATAGATCTTACCACAGAATTGAATGAAAAGCAAAACCATTTGCAGGATTCTGATATGAACAGACAAGAGCTGTTCCATCTCAAGCAACTGGTCGCTAATGTAGAATATGAGAAATCAAGAATTTCAGATCTTTTACAGATATCTGAGAAACGTCTTGAAGATGCTTTAGTAGAATCCTCTTCTATTAGTTGTCTGGAAACCCATTTATCTGAAGTGCACGACTTTTCAATTGCTACAGATGTTGTAATGACCTTTACCAGAGCTCAGTTTGAGGGTCATGTAGAGGAACTTACTGAGAAGCTTCATTCTGCTTGCAGACAAGTTGATGTGCTTTGTGAAAAGAATCTTGATTTAGAGTCTGAACTGAACGCCTATctttgtagagaattgaattgcATGGAAGAAAATATGACATTGTCCACGAGTCTTGACTACCTAAAGTCTGAGTTAGCAGTGTATACTGCTCAGTGTAGAGCACTAATTGATCAAAATAGTGTAACAATATCAGAACTTAAGGAACACAAGAGTAGGACAGAAAATGTCAGCAATTCTTCTTACTTGCGTGAAAGCGAGTGTCGGCTTGAGGTTGTAAGGCTGGAGCAGTTGTTGGAAAGTGTTTGTAGAGATGGGTCGGGACTGTTTTTATCAAATGTAGAAGCTGAAGTCAAATGTATAGTTCTCCAAGGAAAATTGAATGAACTGGAAACTGCAATTACTTCACTGAAACAATCAGATAATGAAGTGATAAGGCTGCAGGACCAATGTAATGAGCTTACGAGGAGGCTTTCTGAACAGGTTCTTAAGACAGAGGAGTTCAAGAATTTGTCTATTCATTTGAAGGAACTGAAAGACAAAGCTGAAGCCGAGTGTCTTAATGCTCGTGACAGAAGAGGAAATGAAGGACCACCAGCCGCTATGCAGGAGTCATTGAGAATTGCATTTATCAAAGAACAATATGAAACTAAGTTGCAAGAACTCAAACAGCAACTGTCTTTGTCAAAAAAACATAGTGAGGAAATGCTGTGGAAACTGCAACATGCAAGTGAAGAAGCTGAGAATAGAAAAAAATCCGAAGcttctcaaataaaaataaatgaagagTTGGGAATGAAGATCTTGGAGTTGGAGGCTGAGTTACAGGCTGTAATATCTGACAAACGCAATTTGCTAAATGCTTATGACCTGTTAAAGGCTGAAAAGGAGTGCTCAGTGATATCCCTTGAATGCTGTAAGCAAGAAAAACAAGAGCTTGAAGCTTCTCTTCTGAAATGCAGTGAGGAGAAGTCCAAAATTGAAGCAGAGCTTACACAGGTGAAGGAATCCATTGAGACATTGAAATCTAGTGTGAATGTTCTGAATGAGGGCAATGACAGATTGTCTTCATTAAATCCTCAAGAAAGATCAACCCCTGCAGCTTTCAGTCACGAACCAGAGAGTGCAAATTCAATCCTCAGCGTGCAACCTGAG GATCCTCATGCATCTAAAGTTACGAATGGATGCCAAATTCTCGGAACTGAAGAGGACttgcaaaaaaaagaagaaaacaagcACCTGGCTTTAGCTGAAAGTTTGAAATCTAGCATTGACCACCTGAATAAGGAG TTGGAAAGGATGAAAAACGATAATATGCTTCCTACAGAAGATGGTCAAAACCACGAGTCAAGTTTCCCAGGTCTGCACAGAGAACTGACACAGTTACATGag GCCAATCAAGAGTTAGGAAACATGTTCCCCGTGTTCAATAAAATCTCTGTCAGCGGTAATGCATTAGAAAGGGTGCTTGCTTTGGAGATTGAGCTTGCTGAAGCATTGCAAACCAAGAAGAACTCAAGCATCAAATTTCAAAG TTCTTTCTCGAAGCAACACAGTGACGACGAAGCAGTATTCAGAAGTTTCAGGGATATCAATGAGCTAATTAAAGATATGTTAGAAATAAAGACAAGACATTCTTCCACAGAAAAAGAACTGAAAGAGATGCATGACCGTTACTCTCAATTAAGTCTGCAGTTTGCAGAAGTTGAAGGCGAGAGACAAAAACTCATGATGACTCTTAAGAATCTTCGAGTACCCAAGAAAGCTCCAAATTCTTCAACCCTCTTCAGAGACCATTCCTTATCGCCGCACTAG